One Nostocoides sp. HKS02 genomic window carries:
- the gcvP gene encoding aminomethyl-transferring glycine dehydrogenase, which yields MSAFSSADLSEFTGRHIGPSESDVAAMLQVVGHDSLDALSDHALPSAIRTEVALRIDAAASEGAVVEELRALARRNQVMTSMIGLGYYGTITPAVVQRNVLENPAWYTAYTPYQPEISQGRLEALLNFQTVVSDLTGLDTAGASLLDEATAAAEAMTLMRRSSKVAADAVLLVDRHAFPQTIAVMQTRALPLGLDLVVADLDSVDSIETLKAAAGDRPVFGVLVQYPGRDGELRDWRSLTAAAHEAGTLVTAAADLLALTLATAPGEWGADVAVGTTQRFGVPMGFGGPHAGYMSVRAGLERSLPGRLVGVSVDAEGAPAYRLALQTREQHIRREKATSNICTAQVLLAVMASMYAVYHGPAGLAAIARRTHAHAQTLVDGLVDAGVEVTSRQYFDTVTVAVPGRADEVVAAAAQRGVNLWRVDADTVSISVDETTDLRDLDAVWAAFGVPGRTEVALADLAELTWPTELIRTSEYLTHPVFHSHHSETSMLRYLRRLADRDFALDRGMIPLGSCTMKLNATTEMVSVTWPEFADLHPFAPAHQTEGIRELIADLSAWLCEITGYDAVSLQPNAGSQGEFAGLLAIHAYHEANGQSQRRICLIPASAHGTNAASAVMAGMKVVVVKTAVGGDVDMDDLRAKIDQYRDELAAIMVTYPSTHGVFEDTITELCALVHDAGGQVYVDGANLNALVGLAQPGKFGADVSHLNLHKTFCIPHGGGGPGVGPVAVRAHLAPHLPNHPLAAEAGPASGVGPISAAPYGSASILPISWAYVRLMGGAGLTRATQVAVLNANYVATRLREHYPVLYSGHDGVVAHECILDLRELTKRSGITVDDVAKRLIDYGFHAPTMSFPVAGTLMVEPTESEDRYEIDRFCDAMIAIRHEIAEVEAGEVSVADSMLRNAPHTAKALAGKWEYPYERSDAAFPVGVAAADKYWPPVARIDGAYGDRNLVCSCPPPEAFEG from the coding sequence ATGTCTGCCTTCTCGTCCGCCGACCTGTCCGAGTTCACCGGTCGCCACATCGGTCCGTCGGAGTCCGACGTGGCCGCCATGCTCCAGGTCGTGGGGCATGACTCGCTCGACGCCCTGAGCGACCACGCCCTCCCGAGCGCGATCCGCACGGAGGTCGCGCTGCGCATCGATGCCGCGGCCTCCGAGGGTGCCGTCGTCGAGGAGCTGCGCGCCCTCGCCCGGCGCAACCAGGTGATGACCTCGATGATCGGGCTCGGCTACTACGGCACGATCACGCCCGCCGTCGTGCAGCGCAACGTCCTGGAGAACCCCGCCTGGTACACCGCCTACACGCCCTACCAGCCCGAGATCTCGCAGGGCCGGCTCGAGGCACTGCTCAACTTCCAGACAGTCGTCAGTGACCTGACCGGTCTCGACACGGCCGGTGCCTCGCTGCTCGACGAAGCCACTGCTGCCGCCGAGGCGATGACGCTCATGCGGCGGTCGAGCAAGGTCGCCGCCGACGCCGTCCTCCTCGTCGACCGGCACGCCTTCCCCCAGACCATCGCGGTGATGCAGACGCGTGCCCTGCCGCTGGGCCTGGACCTCGTCGTGGCAGACCTCGACTCCGTCGACTCGATCGAGACCCTGAAGGCCGCCGCGGGCGACCGGCCGGTCTTTGGCGTGCTGGTGCAGTACCCGGGGCGGGACGGCGAGCTGCGTGACTGGCGGTCGCTCACCGCGGCTGCCCACGAGGCCGGCACCCTCGTGACCGCCGCCGCCGACCTGCTGGCGCTCACCCTGGCCACCGCGCCGGGGGAGTGGGGGGCCGATGTCGCGGTCGGCACCACGCAGCGGTTCGGCGTGCCGATGGGCTTCGGGGGCCCCCACGCGGGGTACATGAGCGTGCGCGCCGGGCTCGAGCGGTCGCTGCCCGGTCGCCTCGTCGGGGTGAGCGTCGACGCCGAGGGTGCCCCGGCATACCGGCTGGCGCTGCAGACCCGCGAGCAGCACATCCGCCGCGAGAAGGCTACGTCCAACATCTGCACCGCCCAGGTGCTCCTCGCCGTGATGGCCTCGATGTATGCCGTGTACCACGGCCCCGCGGGCCTCGCGGCGATCGCGCGCCGCACCCACGCCCACGCCCAGACCCTCGTCGACGGCCTGGTCGATGCCGGAGTCGAGGTCACGTCCAGGCAGTACTTCGACACGGTGACCGTCGCCGTGCCGGGGCGGGCCGACGAGGTCGTGGCCGCCGCGGCGCAGCGTGGGGTGAACCTCTGGCGGGTGGATGCCGACACGGTGTCCATCAGCGTGGACGAGACGACGGACCTGCGCGACCTCGACGCGGTCTGGGCGGCCTTCGGCGTGCCCGGTCGCACCGAGGTCGCCCTGGCCGACCTGGCCGAGCTGACATGGCCCACCGAGCTCATCCGGACGAGCGAGTACCTCACGCACCCGGTGTTCCACAGCCACCACTCCGAGACCTCGATGCTGCGCTACCTGCGCCGGCTGGCCGACCGCGACTTCGCCCTCGACCGCGGCATGATCCCGCTCGGCTCCTGCACGATGAAGCTCAACGCGACCACCGAGATGGTCTCGGTGACCTGGCCCGAGTTCGCCGACCTGCACCCGTTTGCGCCGGCACACCAGACCGAAGGGATCCGTGAGCTCATCGCAGACCTGTCGGCGTGGCTGTGTGAGATCACCGGCTACGACGCGGTGTCGCTGCAGCCGAACGCCGGGTCGCAGGGCGAGTTCGCCGGGCTGCTGGCCATCCACGCCTACCACGAGGCCAATGGCCAGTCGCAGCGCCGCATCTGCCTGATCCCCGCGAGCGCGCACGGCACGAATGCCGCGAGCGCCGTGATGGCCGGCATGAAGGTGGTCGTGGTCAAGACGGCCGTCGGCGGCGACGTCGACATGGACGACCTTCGGGCCAAGATCGACCAGTACCGTGACGAGCTCGCGGCGATCATGGTGACGTACCCCTCGACGCACGGGGTGTTCGAGGACACCATCACCGAGCTGTGCGCCCTGGTCCACGACGCGGGTGGCCAGGTGTACGTCGACGGCGCCAACCTCAACGCCCTCGTCGGGCTGGCCCAGCCGGGCAAGTTCGGTGCCGACGTGTCGCACCTCAACCTGCACAAGACCTTCTGCATCCCGCACGGCGGGGGCGGTCCCGGTGTCGGACCGGTGGCGGTGCGGGCCCACCTCGCTCCGCACCTGCCCAACCACCCGCTGGCGGCCGAGGCCGGCCCGGCGAGCGGGGTCGGGCCCATCTCGGCGGCGCCCTACGGCTCGGCCAGTATCCTGCCGATCTCCTGGGCCTACGTGCGGCTCATGGGCGGAGCGGGACTGACCCGCGCCACCCAGGTTGCCGTGCTCAACGCCAACTACGTGGCGACCCGGCTGCGGGAGCACTACCCGGTGCTGTACTCGGGCCACGACGGCGTCGTCGCGCACGAGTGCATCCTCGACCTGCGTGAGCTGACCAAGCGCAGCGGCATCACGGTCGACGACGTCGCCAAGCGACTCATCGACTACGGGTTCCACGCACCGACGATGTCATTCCCGGTGGCGGGCACCCTGATGGTCGAGCCGACCGAGAGCGAGGACCGCTACGAGATCGACCGGTTCTGCGACGCCATGATCGCGATCCGCCACGAGATCGCCGAGGTCGAGGCGGGTGAGGTCAGCGTGGCCGACAGCATGCTGCGCAACGCGCCGCATACCGCGAAGGCGTTGGCGGGCAAGTGGGAGTACCCCTACGAGCGCTCGGACGCGGCCTTCCCGGTGGGCGTCGCCGCGGCGGACAAGTACTGGCCGCCGGTCGCCCGGATCGACGGGGCCTACGGGGACCGCAACCTCGTCTGCAGCTGCCCACCACCCGAGGCGTTCGAGGGCTGA
- a CDS encoding MerR family transcriptional regulator, whose translation MNTSGEAQHGSTTGKSVPAAAQGLLFTDDLPELSEDIGYRGPTACKAAGITYRQLDYWARTGLVEPSVRGATGSGTQRLYGFRDILVLKVVKRLLDTGVSLQQIRVAIQHLRERGVEDLAQITLMSDGASVYECTSADEVIDLVQGGQGVFGIAVGRVWREVEGELAQLPSERAEDETPVAHPGDELHHRRQARLA comes from the coding sequence GTGAACACGAGCGGTGAGGCTCAACATGGCTCGACGACCGGCAAGTCCGTGCCCGCAGCGGCACAGGGCCTGCTGTTCACGGACGACCTTCCCGAGCTGAGCGAGGACATCGGCTATCGCGGCCCGACGGCGTGCAAGGCGGCCGGAATCACCTACCGCCAGCTCGACTACTGGGCCCGCACCGGTCTGGTCGAGCCGTCCGTGCGGGGAGCCACCGGCTCCGGCACGCAGCGGCTCTACGGCTTCCGCGACATCCTCGTGCTCAAGGTGGTCAAGCGACTCCTCGACACCGGGGTGTCCCTGCAGCAGATCCGCGTCGCCATCCAGCACCTGCGCGAGCGTGGCGTCGAGGACCTGGCCCAGATCACCCTCATGAGTGACGGCGCCTCGGTCTACGAGTGCACCTCGGCCGACGAGGTCATCGACCTCGTCCAGGGCGGCCAGGGCGTCTTCGGCATCGCCGTCGGCCGCGTCTGGCGCGAGGTCGAGGGCGAGCTCGCCCAGCTGCCCAGCGAGCGCGCCGAGGACGAGACGCCCGTCGCCCACCCCGGCGACGAGCTGCACCACCGTCGTCAGGCCCGACTCGCCTGA
- a CDS encoding bifunctional nuclease family protein — MKALDVLGVRVEMPTNHPIVLLRERGGDRYLPIWIGAAEATAIAYAQQGIEPPRPLTHDLLKNVIEGLGHRLTEVRIVELRDGVFHAALILDGTTEISSRSSDAIALALRTGTEIVAGETLLEEAGVSMSGEEDAEDEVEKFKEFLDHVSAEDFENDPGEAEPPA, encoded by the coding sequence GTGAAGGCTCTGGATGTCCTCGGTGTGCGCGTCGAGATGCCCACCAACCACCCGATCGTCCTGCTGCGCGAGCGCGGCGGCGACCGCTACCTGCCGATCTGGATCGGTGCCGCCGAGGCGACGGCCATCGCCTATGCCCAGCAGGGCATCGAGCCCCCGCGCCCGCTGACGCACGACCTGCTGAAGAACGTCATCGAGGGGCTGGGCCACCGGCTGACCGAGGTGCGCATCGTCGAGCTGCGCGACGGCGTCTTCCACGCGGCTCTCATCCTCGACGGCACCACCGAGATCTCCTCACGCAGCTCGGACGCCATCGCGCTCGCACTGCGCACCGGCACCGAGATCGTGGCGGGCGAGACCCTGCTCGAGGAGGCGGGCGTGTCGATGTCGGGCGAGGAGGACGCCGAGGACGAGGTGGAGAAGTTCAAGGAGTTCCTCGACCACGTCTCGGCCGAGGATTTCGAGAACGATCCAGGCGAAGCCGAACCACCTGCCTGA
- a CDS encoding MerR family transcriptional regulator: MTIGAVLAALRQDFPDVTISKIRFLETEGLLTPSRTGSGYRTYSEQDVDRLRYILTAQRDHYWPLKVIRDALDALDRGLTPEPGSGASPSRPRAPRLGVDPDLPTAAALATTSSLRLTRAELGAAAGLDDPTVEALETFGLLHTDATGHFGEAALTVAHAAAALAAYGIEPRHLRPFRTAADREIGLVQQVVTPHRAASEKAGAKAGSTSGAKDPTAEVLRLCIALHTALVRDGLHRG; this comes from the coding sequence ATGACGATCGGGGCGGTGCTGGCTGCGCTGCGCCAGGACTTCCCGGACGTCACCATCTCGAAGATCCGTTTCCTCGAGACGGAGGGGCTGCTGACCCCGTCCCGCACCGGCTCGGGCTACCGCACGTACTCCGAGCAGGACGTCGACCGGCTGCGCTACATCCTCACCGCCCAGCGCGACCACTACTGGCCACTCAAGGTGATCCGTGATGCCCTTGATGCGCTCGACCGGGGGCTGACGCCCGAGCCTGGCTCGGGGGCCAGCCCGAGCAGGCCCCGCGCGCCACGCCTGGGGGTCGATCCCGACCTGCCGACGGCAGCAGCACTGGCCACGACCAGCAGCCTGCGGCTCACTCGAGCCGAGCTGGGTGCCGCCGCCGGGCTCGACGACCCCACCGTGGAAGCCCTGGAGACCTTCGGGCTCCTGCACACCGACGCCACCGGGCACTTCGGTGAGGCGGCGCTCACGGTGGCCCACGCGGCCGCAGCGCTCGCGGCATACGGCATCGAACCACGGCACCTGCGGCCGTTCCGGACGGCCGCCGACCGCGAGATCGGCCTGGTCCAGCAGGTCGTCACCCCGCACCGCGCGGCCTCGGAGAAGGCCGGTGCCAAGGCCGGCTCGACGAGTGGCGCGAAGGACCCGACGGCCGAGGTGCTGCGGCTGTGCATCGCGCTCCACACCGCCCTGGTGAGGGACGGTCTCCACCGCGGCTGA
- a CDS encoding FHA domain-containing protein has translation MNGSEKDEQTSRPHEPTTMRLPGIGDLEQIDTSAETDVTLSKADQATVDALRPGTALLVVLRGPNTGARFLLDDDEVNSGRHPDSDIFLDDVTVSRKHANFRREGNTFVVRDVGSLNGTYVNRERIDEATLHTGDEVQIGKFRLVFYAGKA, from the coding sequence ATGAATGGCAGCGAGAAGGACGAGCAGACGTCGCGCCCGCACGAGCCGACGACCATGCGGCTGCCCGGGATCGGCGACCTCGAGCAGATCGACACCAGCGCCGAGACCGACGTCACCCTCAGCAAGGCCGACCAGGCCACCGTCGACGCCCTGCGTCCAGGCACCGCCCTGCTCGTGGTGCTGCGTGGGCCCAACACCGGTGCGCGCTTCCTGCTCGACGACGACGAGGTCAACTCGGGCCGTCACCCGGACAGCGACATCTTCCTCGACGACGTCACGGTGTCGCGCAAGCACGCGAACTTCCGCCGCGAGGGCAACACCTTCGTCGTGCGCGACGTCGGCTCGCTCAACGGCACCTACGTCAACCGTGAGCGGATCGACGAGGCGACCCTGCACACCGGCGACGAGGTGCAGATCGGCAAGTTCCGGCTCGTCTTCTACGCAGGCAAGGCCTGA
- the gcvH gene encoding glycine cleavage system protein GcvH yields MSQLDYPQDLRYTAEHEWVRTSDDGVVRIGITAFAQDALGDVVYVSLPAVGDTVAPGDACGEVESTKSVSDLYAPLAGEVTAVNEALDATPELVNSDPYGDGWMYELRPADAAAVEALMDPAAYQAQLG; encoded by the coding sequence ATGAGCCAGCTGGACTACCCCCAGGACCTGCGCTACACCGCTGAGCACGAGTGGGTCCGGACCAGCGACGACGGCGTGGTCCGGATCGGGATCACAGCCTTCGCCCAGGATGCGCTGGGCGACGTGGTCTACGTCAGCCTCCCGGCCGTGGGCGACACCGTGGCGCCTGGCGACGCGTGTGGCGAGGTCGAGTCCACCAAGTCGGTCAGCGATCTCTACGCACCGCTCGCCGGCGAGGTGACCGCCGTCAACGAGGCGCTGGACGCCACTCCCGAGCTGGTCAACTCCGATCCCTACGGCGACGGCTGGATGTACGAGCTGCGCCCGGCGGACGCTGCGGCCGTGGAGGCACTGATGGACCCCGCGGCATACCAGGCGCAGCTGGGCTGA
- a CDS encoding DUF881 domain-containing protein — MTTQPSRSSWGTLIRMARPRATRANALAALLAIGLGFAIATQVQQTSQSGLEQLREDELVRILDDVSQEQGRLGTDTRALEVTRDRLLSGADSGSAALKSAQDRLDTLGILTGTVPATGPGVVITITDPSHKVTSALLLDALQELRDAGAEAVQIGDVRVVANTWFADVDGAVQVSGQQLSSPYVIRAIGDSATMASAMDIPGGVTDSVRGQNAQSTVEQEKSLSITALHSLPEPRYARPVPAPSK, encoded by the coding sequence ATGACCACACAGCCGTCGCGCTCGTCCTGGGGCACCCTGATCCGGATGGCCCGCCCTCGGGCGACCCGGGCCAACGCGCTCGCCGCGCTGCTCGCGATCGGTCTCGGCTTTGCCATCGCGACCCAGGTGCAGCAGACCAGCCAGAGCGGCCTGGAGCAGCTCCGTGAGGACGAGCTGGTCCGCATCCTCGACGACGTGAGCCAGGAACAGGGTCGGCTGGGCACCGACACCCGGGCCCTCGAGGTGACCCGTGACCGCCTGCTCTCGGGTGCCGACTCGGGGTCCGCGGCGCTGAAGTCGGCACAGGACCGCCTCGACACACTGGGCATCCTAACCGGTACGGTCCCCGCCACCGGGCCGGGCGTGGTCATCACGATCACCGACCCGAGCCACAAGGTCACCTCTGCCCTGCTGCTCGACGCCCTGCAGGAGCTGCGGGACGCCGGTGCGGAGGCAGTCCAGATCGGTGACGTGCGGGTCGTCGCCAACACGTGGTTCGCCGATGTCGACGGCGCCGTGCAGGTCAGTGGGCAGCAGCTGTCCTCGCCCTACGTCATCCGCGCGATCGGTGACAGCGCCACGATGGCTTCGGCGATGGACATCCCCGGAGGCGTGACCGACTCGGTCCGCGGGCAGAATGCGCAGTCCACGGTCGAGCAGGAGAAATCCTTGTCCATCACCGCATTGCACAGCCTTCCCGAGCCTCGTTACGCTCGGCCCGTCCCGGCGCCGTCGAAGTGA
- a CDS encoding small basic family protein, translating to MIPLLGLVGGVLLGLLWGPDVPLALQPYLPIAVIAALDAVFGAVRAVLDGIFNDKVFVVSFLANVVVAAFIVFLGDQLGVGAQLSTGVVVVLGVRIFSNVASIRRHLFKA from the coding sequence GTGATTCCCCTCCTCGGCCTCGTCGGCGGGGTGCTGCTGGGCCTGCTCTGGGGCCCCGACGTGCCCCTCGCCCTGCAGCCGTACCTGCCCATCGCGGTCATCGCCGCTCTCGATGCGGTGTTCGGCGCCGTGCGGGCGGTGCTGGACGGCATCTTCAACGACAAGGTCTTCGTCGTGTCCTTCCTCGCGAACGTCGTGGTCGCGGCGTTCATCGTGTTCCTGGGCGACCAGCTCGGGGTCGGCGCGCAGCTGTCGACCGGCGTGGTGGTGGTGCTCGGGGTCCGGATCTTCTCCAACGTCGCGTCGATTCGCCGACACCTGTTCAAGGCATGA
- a CDS encoding DUF881 domain-containing protein, with protein MLSKDLQIIVDGLWQAGAEGIAVNGQRLTSKSAIRFAGEAILVNYRPLSRPYTIDVLGSSNDLQTEFADNDGGSYARALKDNYGIRVSIDGVTSLTLPAATALTVRYATVPVTGSSRRSTSSASTSSPTRTTSPTTPPNPTPTPSETTP; from the coding sequence GTGCTGTCCAAGGACCTGCAGATCATCGTCGACGGCCTGTGGCAGGCCGGGGCCGAGGGGATCGCGGTCAACGGGCAGCGACTGACGTCGAAGTCGGCCATCCGGTTCGCGGGTGAGGCGATCCTGGTGAACTACCGCCCGCTGTCCCGCCCCTACACGATCGACGTGCTGGGAAGCTCCAACGACCTCCAGACCGAGTTCGCCGACAACGACGGCGGGTCCTACGCGCGCGCCCTCAAGGACAACTACGGCATCCGTGTTTCCATTGACGGCGTCACCTCGCTGACGCTGCCCGCAGCCACCGCGCTCACCGTCCGTTACGCCACGGTGCCGGTGACCGGGTCGTCGAGGCGCTCGACGTCGAGCGCCTCGACGTCGAGTCCCACCCGGACCACCTCACCAACCACCCCACCGAACCCGACCCCGACCCCTTCGGAGACGACACCGTGA
- a CDS encoding CDP-alcohol phosphatidyltransferase family protein — MAAHGDRRLAAERPSASDRVLTLPNLLSSLRFVGVPVFLWAILTGHDAIALVTLMLSGISDYLDGKIARRFGLVSRIGQLLDPLADRLYIATTLVGLAWRDIIPWWLVAALVGREVLLAGILLWIKRYGQTGLPVHFIGKAATFNLLYAFPLLLLGQGTGTFAHWALPIGWGFAWWGTVLYWIAGVMYIVQARQVARAHTALAT, encoded by the coding sequence GTGGCGGCACACGGCGATCGACGACTGGCGGCGGAGCGGCCCAGCGCCTCCGACCGGGTCCTCACCCTGCCGAACCTGTTGTCCTCGCTGCGCTTCGTCGGGGTGCCGGTCTTCCTCTGGGCGATCCTCACTGGCCACGACGCGATCGCGCTCGTGACGTTGATGCTGTCGGGCATCAGCGACTACCTCGACGGCAAGATCGCTCGACGGTTCGGCCTCGTGTCGCGGATCGGCCAGCTGCTCGACCCGCTCGCCGACCGCCTCTACATCGCGACCACGCTGGTCGGGTTGGCATGGCGCGACATCATCCCGTGGTGGCTGGTGGCGGCCCTGGTCGGGCGCGAGGTGCTCCTGGCCGGCATCCTGCTCTGGATCAAGCGCTACGGCCAGACCGGGCTGCCGGTCCACTTCATCGGCAAGGCCGCCACCTTCAACCTCCTCTACGCGTTCCCGCTGCTGCTCCTGGGGCAGGGCACCGGCACGTTCGCGCACTGGGCGCTGCCCATCGGCTGGGGCTTCGCCTGGTGGGGCACCGTCCTGTACTGGATCGCCGGGGTCATGTACATCGTCCAGGCCCGTCAGGTGGCCCGGGCCCACACCGCGCTCGCGACCTAG
- a CDS encoding aminotransferase class I/II-fold pyridoxal phosphate-dependent enzyme, with amino-acid sequence MEPALGEATRDGGRAAYLLCNPQNPTGAVHTPAELTTALALADQLGVRVVADEIHAPVVPDGAQFTPVASLEAGSRAISLMSASKAFNLAGLKAAMAIAGPDAVADLARMPEEVSHGASHLGVVAHRAAYLDGGPWLDALLVGLDENRRLLAELVRDQLPGVGYRIPEGTFLAWLDFSALDLGEDPAAVLRERARVALHPGPGFGTGGEGHARLNFGTSPQIVREAITRIAAVI; translated from the coding sequence TTGGAGCCGGCTCTCGGCGAGGCGACGCGCGACGGCGGCCGCGCGGCATACCTGCTCTGCAACCCCCAGAACCCCACGGGCGCGGTGCACACGCCCGCCGAGCTGACCACGGCGCTCGCCCTGGCCGACCAGCTCGGCGTGCGGGTGGTGGCGGACGAGATCCACGCGCCGGTCGTGCCCGACGGCGCGCAGTTCACGCCGGTGGCGTCGCTCGAGGCGGGGTCGCGCGCCATCTCGCTCATGTCGGCGTCGAAGGCGTTCAACCTCGCGGGGCTCAAGGCCGCCATGGCCATCGCCGGGCCTGACGCGGTCGCGGACCTCGCGCGCATGCCCGAGGAGGTGTCGCACGGCGCCAGCCACCTGGGGGTCGTCGCGCACCGCGCGGCCTACCTCGACGGCGGGCCGTGGCTCGACGCCCTCCTCGTCGGGCTGGACGAGAACCGCAGGCTCCTCGCCGAGCTGGTCCGTGACCAGCTGCCGGGAGTCGGCTACCGCATCCCCGAGGGCACCTTCCTGGCGTGGCTCGACTTCAGCGCGCTGGACCTGGGCGAGGACCCTGCGGCGGTACTGCGGGAGCGCGCGCGGGTGGCGCTGCACCCCGGTCCGGGCTTCGGCACGGGCGGTGAGGGACACGCCCGGCTCAACTTCGGGACGTCGCCGCAGATCGTGCGCGAGGCCATCACCCGGATCGCCGCTGTGATCTAG
- a CDS encoding DUF2461 domain-containing protein, whose product MADDAGFTGFPAWSVRFYDELQHNNTKDFWAEHKAEWERSVRDPMRSLVDALEDEFGAATVFRPNRDIRFSADKSPYKTHQGAIAGPVPGIGYYVQLDADGLMVGGGFHTHSPAQTDRFRAAIDADPSGSELARISGRLVESGYALEGASLNTRPKGVDPDHPRLDLLRRKELMALKRLGSPGWLSSAAALDHVREEWSAIRPLAEWIVAHVGPAEDRPRPGRR is encoded by the coding sequence ATGGCCGACGATGCGGGGTTCACCGGGTTTCCGGCGTGGAGCGTGCGTTTCTACGACGAGCTGCAGCACAACAACACCAAGGACTTCTGGGCAGAGCACAAGGCGGAGTGGGAACGCTCGGTGCGCGACCCGATGCGCTCGCTCGTCGACGCGCTCGAGGACGAGTTCGGAGCGGCGACGGTGTTCCGGCCCAACCGTGACATCCGCTTCAGCGCCGACAAGTCGCCGTACAAGACGCACCAGGGTGCCATCGCCGGGCCTGTTCCCGGGATCGGCTACTACGTCCAGCTGGACGCCGACGGGCTGATGGTCGGCGGCGGCTTCCACACCCACTCCCCCGCCCAGACCGACCGGTTCCGCGCCGCGATCGATGCCGACCCGTCCGGCAGCGAGCTCGCCAGGATCAGCGGCCGTCTCGTGGAGTCGGGATACGCCCTGGAGGGCGCCAGCCTCAACACCCGCCCCAAGGGCGTCGACCCCGACCATCCTCGGCTTGACCTCCTGCGCCGCAAGGAGCTGATGGCCCTCAAGCGCCTGGGGTCACCCGGCTGGCTGTCGTCGGCTGCGGCCCTCGACCACGTCCGCGAGGAGTGGTCCGCGATCCGTCCGTTGGCCGAGTGGATCGTGGCCCACGTCGGTCCCGCCGAGGACCGGCCACGTCCCGGACGGCGGTGA
- a CDS encoding YibE/F family protein, translated as MWVLRPTGQGRPTVPGSSSAGVQYLNGVVGGLTPLDCSQMGVATPRSKTQGAAPNAQCGQAFVRLDNSTMITVGVPPEVVRAGVGTGVVIMKVADQSGSPYSYYDIARGKPLVLLAILFCVVVAGVARWRGIRALIGLGLAFLVVGKFLLPALLEGHSPVALGLATSGAIMVMVLYLAHGVSARTTTALLGTMAGVLIIAGLGSASVAAAHLTGVSSDDNSALQQVAQQLDLSNLLTCGIILAGLGILNDVTITQSAAVWELWEIAPETSARQLYTQAMRIGRDHIASTVYTVVFAYAGAALPVLLLISIYDQPLLRTLTSLDIGEELVRTMAGGVGLVLSVPATTALAVLVVSSIRKAGTVEAAQSVVPPPPVESRAARHRRR; from the coding sequence ATGTGGGTGCTGCGCCCGACGGGCCAGGGGCGCCCGACGGTGCCGGGGTCGTCGTCGGCCGGCGTGCAGTACCTCAACGGGGTCGTCGGTGGCCTCACGCCGCTCGACTGCTCCCAGATGGGCGTGGCGACGCCGCGGTCGAAGACGCAGGGCGCGGCGCCGAATGCGCAGTGCGGTCAGGCTTTCGTGCGGCTGGACAACAGCACGATGATCACGGTGGGCGTGCCGCCGGAGGTCGTGCGGGCCGGCGTCGGCACCGGGGTCGTCATCATGAAGGTCGCCGACCAGAGCGGCTCGCCGTACTCCTACTACGACATCGCGCGCGGCAAGCCGTTGGTGCTCCTGGCGATCCTGTTCTGCGTGGTGGTCGCCGGGGTGGCGCGCTGGCGCGGCATCCGAGCGCTCATCGGTCTCGGGCTGGCGTTCCTCGTCGTCGGGAAGTTCCTGCTCCCGGCACTGCTCGAGGGGCACAGCCCCGTGGCCCTCGGGCTGGCGACGTCCGGCGCGATCATGGTGATGGTGCTCTACCTCGCCCATGGGGTGTCCGCCCGCACGACGACGGCGCTGCTCGGGACCATGGCCGGAGTGCTCATCATCGCCGGACTCGGTTCGGCGTCGGTCGCGGCGGCGCACCTGACCGGGGTCAGCAGTGACGACAACTCCGCCCTGCAGCAGGTCGCCCAACAGCTCGACCTCAGCAACCTGCTGACGTGCGGCATCATCCTGGCCGGGCTCGGCATCCTCAACGACGTGACGATCACCCAGAGCGCTGCCGTCTGGGAGCTGTGGGAGATCGCCCCGGAGACCAGCGCACGACAGCTCTACACCCAGGCGATGCGGATCGGCCGCGACCACATCGCCTCCACCGTCTACACCGTGGTGTTCGCGTATGCCGGTGCGGCGTTGCCCGTGCTCCTGCTGATCTCGATCTACGACCAGCCGCTGCTGCGCACCTTGACGAGCCTGGACATCGGTGAGGAGCTGGTGCGCACCATGGCTGGTGGCGTCGGGCTCGTGCTCAGCGTGCCGGCCACGACGGCGCTGGCGGTCCTCGTCGTGAGCTCGATCCGGAAGGCCGGGACGGTCGAAGCGGCACAGTCGGTGGTGCCGCCACCGCCGGTCGAGAGCCGGGCCGCACGACACCGGCGTCGCTGA